The Mesorhizobium sp. B2-1-8 genomic interval TAGTGCGGACAAGTTACATGGATGAAGCCAGGCAAGGGCAGGCCAAAACCGTGATGATTGATGGGGTTGCCGGTCAGACTCGCGGCTGCGACTGTGATGCCGTGGAAGGAAGGAGACCGAGAGATGAACTTCCGCTTCTGGGGCATGCCGCGGGAATGGTTGTAGTACCATGCCACCTTTATGGCAGTGTCGTTGGCCTCCGATCCCGAATTCGCGAACAGCACGTGCTGCAGGCGCCTTGGTGTCATCTGCACCAGCTTTTCTGCGAGATCGATGGCCGGGCCGTGCGACTTGTTCATGAAGGTATGGTAGAAGGGCAACTTCTCCATCTGTTCGGCCATGGCCCGGATCAGGCGTTCGTTCCGGAATCCGACCGCGACGCTCCATAGCCCGGCCAGGCCCTCGATATACTGGTTACCCTGATCGTCGTAGACGTAGATGCCTTCTCCCCGATCGATGACTAGCGGGCCCAAGCTTTCGTGCTCGCGGAAATTGCTGTTGGGGTGGGTAAGGTAGGCGATGTCTCGCGCGGCGGCGGAATTCGGAACGGTGGTCATGACAGGACGCTCGGCCTCGCTTGCTCTTCTTAAGGGAGACGTAGGGAACGAAGGCGATACTACCCTAAAGATAGAGTCTGCACAAACGTTTGTTCGCAGACCGCCAGCGTTCTCAGGCGCGAATTGCGCAGCACAAAATGACGTTTTAGGGTCTCGATGAGGGCGGCGTGAATCGTGCTTGGCATGGGAGGATCCTTTTGGCGAAGAATCCTCTATTCAATCACTCCAAGCCGTCCTCACCCTTGCGTCGTGTACTGTGCTAGAGGCTGGGGGCCGAGGAGCAAGTGCCTGCGCGGCCGTGCTCCGCATGGCCACTGGCGCATGCTGACCTTTCTCGGCTCCTTATGCTGCGACCGGCTTGCTGCGCCATGCGTCTTGGACGGACCGATCAACGGACGGTGCTTCAGAGGCTGTGTCGAGCAGCAGCTCCTGCCCGTGCTCGACCCCGGCGACATCGTCATCGTGGATAATCTCGGCTCGCACAAGGCCGCCGCTACCCGGCAGATGATCCGCGGCACCATTGCCAGGCTCATCCGACCGAAGACTCCAGGGTCTCAGATCACCTGCGCCCTCTGGTTCTCACGTTGGCGGGCGATCGCCTTCTCCAACCAACCAACCTCCATGTTAGGGACCGATGAAAGCAGCAGATCGGTGTATGCATCGAATGGAGGGGTCAGCACCTCGCTATTGGGCCCATAGCGCACGATTTCGCCCCGATACATCACCGCGATCGAGTCCGCGATTGCCTTCACGGTCGCAAGGTCGTGCGTGATGAAAAGGTACGCGGTGTTGTCCTGCTTCTGTAGATTCAAGAGCAACTTCAAGATGCCATCCGCGACCAATTTATCGAGAGCAGAGGTAACTTCGTCGCAGATGATTACCTTGGGTCTGGCCGCGAGCGCTCGAGCTATGCACACACGCTGCTTTTGACCCCCGGAGAGTTCATCAGGGTAGCGGTTTCTGTAGCCTTTCCCGAGTTCGATCTCGTCCAAAAGTTCGATGACGCGCCTGTCGCGTTCAGCACCGCGCATACCGAAATAGAACTCCAGGGGCCGCCCGATGATTGCATCGACGGTGTGGCGTGGATTCATGGCGACATCGGCCATTTGGTGAATCATCTGCAACTGTCGCAGATCCTCCTTCGGGCGGTCGCGCAAATGGGGGACAAGGGCATGTCCGGAGAAGGTCAACCGCCCTTGCTCGGGCGCCAGGAGGCCGGTAATCACGCGCGCCAGTGTAGACTTACCTGAACCCGACTCGCCCACGACGGCGAGCGTCTGACCCTCGAACAGATCAATCGAGACGTCTTTCAGCACTTTCAATGTCCCGCCGCCATACGAGGCGGTCACATTTTTCACGGACAGGAATGGCGTCGCACCAGGTTGCTGCTCCTGGCGTTTGATCTCGGCCGTGGAGACGAGACATCTCGTGTACTCCTGGCGAGGTTCCTTTATGATTTCGTGCGTCGTCCCTTTTTCCACCAGCTTGCCGTGGCGCAGGACAAGGATTTCGTCCGACACTTGAGCGACGACGGCAAGGTCGTGCGTGATGTACAGCGCAGCCACACCGGTGTCGCGGATCGCGTCTTTGATTGCCGCCAGAACGCCGATCTGGGTGGTCACGTCCAGGGCAGTCGTCGGCTCATCGAAAACAATGAGATCCGGCGCCGGACAAAGCGCCATGGCCGTCATCACCCGCTGCAACTGGCCGCCGGAAACCTGATGCGGGTAGCGCTCACCGATCTTCTCGGGATCAGGGAGCTTGAGCTTCCGGAACAGGGCCACCGCTCTTCGTTCGGCTTCTGCTCGGGTGGCAACGCCGTGCACCAGCGATGACTC includes:
- a CDS encoding ABC transporter ATP-binding protein, with product MAARDTSADTLLDVRNLRIEANVDVSGEAPRTTILVDDVSFSLKKGRVLGLIGESGAGKSTIGLSSLAYARDGITITGGQIILNGRDILKEGTGGTRGLRGREVCYVAQSAAAAFNPAQKLMDQVVESSLVHGVATRAEAERRAVALFRKLKLPDPEKIGERYPHQVSGGQLQRVMTAMALCPAPDLIVFDEPTTALDVTTQIGVLAAIKDAIRDTGVAALYITHDLAVVAQVSDEILVLRHGKLVEKGTTHEIIKEPRQEYTRCLVSTAEIKRQEQQPGATPFLSVKNVTASYGGGTLKVLKDVSIDLFEGQTLAVVGESGSGKSTLARVITGLLAPEQGRLTFSGHALVPHLRDRPKEDLRQLQMIHQMADVAMNPRHTVDAIIGRPLEFYFGMRGAERDRRVIELLDEIELGKGYRNRYPDELSGGQKQRVCIARALAARPKVIICDEVTSALDKLVADGILKLLLNLQKQDNTAYLFITHDLATVKAIADSIAVMYRGEIVRYGPNSEVLTPPFDAYTDLLLSSVPNMEVGWLEKAIARQRENQRAQVI